One stretch of Clupea harengus chromosome 2, Ch_v2.0.2, whole genome shotgun sequence DNA includes these proteins:
- the LOC105899377 gene encoding gamma-crystallin M2-like, producing MSKIIFYEERNFQGRSYECDTDCPDMHPHFSRCNSIKVESGCWVLYERPNYSGYQYVVTRGEYPEYQHWMGYNDSVRSCRTFNYASGGSYRMRVYERPEFQGHMMEFTDDCESVQESFPNHNIYSCNVIEGYWTLYEHPNYRGRQFFLRPGEYRKFSDWGAACANTGSFRRVTDF from the exons ATGAGTAAG ATAATCTTTTATGAGGAGCGAAACTTCCAAGGTCGCTCCTATGAGTGCGACACGGACTGCCCTGACATGCACCCCCACTTCAGCCGCTGCAACTCCATCAAGGTGGAGAGCGGCTGCTGGGTCCTGTACGAACGACCAAACTACTCTGGATACCAGTACGTGGTAACCCGTGGGGAGTATCCAGAGTACCAACACTGGATGGGCTACAATGACTCCGTACGCTCCTGTCGCACCTTCAACTAT GCCAGTGGTGGTTCTTATCGGATGCGCGTCTATGAGCGCCCTGAATTTCAGGGTCACATGATGGAGTTCACCGATGACTGCGAGTCTGTCCAGGAGAGCTTCCCGAACCACAACATCTACTCCTGCAACGTCATTGAGGGATACTGGACCTTGTACGAGCATCCCAACTACCGGGGCCGTCAGTTCTTCCTCAGGCCTGGCGAGTACCGCAAATTCAGCGACTGGGGTGCTGCCTGCGCCAACACTGGCTCCTTCCGGAGAGTCACTGATTTTTAA
- the LOC105899366 gene encoding uncharacterized protein C2orf80 has product MEARRLKRDIEALLGDYIGQKLWENGFDPKGKGTSTMLDDLAHYDLAISVALWWLNKDDGKDLMENFIISPGHIQYPNRMEREAMILSSFAGVIMNSLPVKDILSLYNCKPSASYPHSQTKSAIVHPFALSYHPFAMLGSYKAVDHSRKHTERLKRWKSIHCKAAPAVRQGALPSPSCSSESSFSDSGDSLTEKTEHYEGSQESLQD; this is encoded by the exons TGGTGATTACATTGGACAGAAACTCTGGGAAAATGGATTTGATCCCAAAGGGAAAGGAACGTCTACCATGTTGGATGACCTT gcCCATTATGACTTGGCTATTAGTGTGGCACTGTGGTGGTTGAATAAAGATGATGGCAAAGACCTCATGGAAAATTTCATCAT AAGCCCTGGACACATACAGTACCCCAACCGAATGGAGCGAGAAGCCATGATCCTCTCCTCCTTTGCCGGGGTGATCATG AACAGCTTGCCAGTGAAGGACATCCTGTCTCTGTACAACTGCAAGCCATCTGCCTCTTACCCTCACAGTCAAACTAAG AGTGCTATTGTTCACCCATTTGCCTTGTCCTACCACCCATTTGCCATGCTTGGCTCCTACAAAGCAGTGGATCACTCACGCAAGCACA CTGAGAGGCTGAAACGCTGGAAGTCCATCCACTGTAAGGCTGCCCCCGCTGTGAGGCAAGGTGCACTCCCGTCACCATCATGTTCCTCTGAGTCATCTTTCTCG GACAGTGGAGACTCCTTGACTGAGAAGACAGAGCATTATGAGGGGTCACAAGAATCCCTGCAGGACTGA